One Ovis aries strain OAR_USU_Benz2616 breed Rambouillet chromosome 4, ARS-UI_Ramb_v3.0, whole genome shotgun sequence DNA window includes the following coding sequences:
- the CHRM2 gene encoding muscarinic acetylcholine receptor M2, translating to MNNSTNSSNNVALTSPYKTFEVVFIVLVAGSLSLVTIIGNILVMVSIKVNRHLQTVNNYFLFSLACADLIIGVFSMNLYTLYTVIGYWPLGPVVCDLWLALDYVVSNASVMNLLIISFDRYFCVTKPLTYPVKRTTKMAGMMIAAAWVLSFILWAPAILFWQFIVGVRTVEDGECYIQFFSNAAVTFGTAIAAFYLPVIIMTVLYWHISRASKSRIKKDKKEPVANQDPVSPSLVQGRIVKPNNNNMPGSDDGLEHNKIQNGKTPRDAVTENCVQGEEKESSNDSTSVSAVASNMRDDEITQDENTVSTSVGHSKDENSKQTCIKIVTKTPKGDSCTPTSTTVELVGSSGQNGDEKQNIVARKIVKMTKQPAKKKPPPSREKKVTRTILAILLAFIITWAPYNVMVLINTFCAPCIPNTVWTIGYWLCYINSTINPACYALCNATFKKTFKHLLMCHYKNIGATR from the coding sequence ATGAATAACTCAACAAACTCCTCTAACAATGTGGCTCTGACCAGTCCTTATAAGACATTTGAAGTGGTTTTTATTGTCCTTGTGGCTGGGTCCCTCAGTTTGGTGACCATTATTGGGAACATCCTGGTCATGGTCTCCATTAAAGTCAATCGCCACCTCCAGACCGTCAACAATTACTTTTTGTTCAGCTTGGCCTGTGCTGACCTCATCATTGGTGTTTTCTCCATGAACTTGTATACCCTTTACACTGTGATTGGCTACTGGCCTTTGGGACCTGTGGTGTGTGACCTTTGGCTTGCCCTGGACTACGTGGTCAGCAATGCCTCAGTAATGAATCTGCTCATCATCAGCTTCGACAGATACTTCTGCGTCACGAAACCACTCACTTATCCCGTCAAGCGGACCACAAAAATGGCAGGTATGATGATCGCAGCTGCCTGGGTCCTCTCCTTTATCCTCTGGGCTccagccattctcttctggcaGTTCATCGTAGGGGTGAGAACTGTGGAGGATGGGGAATGCTACATTCAGTTTTTTTCCAATGCGGCTGTCACCTTCGGCACGGCCATTGCAGCCTTCTATTTGCCTGTGATCATCATGACTGTGTTATACTGGCACATATCCCGCGCTAGTAAGAGTAGGATCAAGAAGGACAAGAAGGAGCCTGTGGCCAACCAAGATCCAGTTTCTCCAAGTCTGGTTCAAGGAAGGATAGTGaagccaaacaacaacaacatgcctGGGAGTGACGATGGCTTGGAGCACAACAAAATCCAGAATGGCAAAACTCCTAGAGATGCTGTAACTGAAAACTGTGtccagggggaggagaaagagagctCCAATGATTCCACCTCAGTCAGTGCTGTTGCCTCTAATATGAGAGATGATGAAATAACCCAGGACGAAAACACAGTTTCCACTTCTGTGGGCCATTCCAAAGATGAGAACTCAAAGCAAACGTGCATCAAAATTGTCACCAAGACCCCAAAAGGTGACTCATGTACCCCAACTAGTACCACCGTGGAGCTAGTTGGTTCTTCAGGTCAGAATGGAGATGAAAAACAGAACATCGTTGCTCGCAAGATTGTGAAAATGACTAAGCAGCCTGCCAAAAAGAAGCCTCCGCCCTCCCGGGAAAAGAAGGTGACCAGGACGATCTTGGCTATTCTGTTGGCTTTCATCATCACTTGGGCCCCATACAATGTCATGGTGCTCATTAACACCTTTTGTGCACCCTGCATCCCCAACACAGTGTGGACAATTGGTTATTGGCTCTGTTACATCAATAGCACTATCAACCCTGCCTGCTATGCACTTTGTAATGCCACCTTCAAGAAGACCTTTAAACACCTTCTCATGTGTCATTATAAGAACATAGGCGCTACAAGGTAA